One window from the genome of Numida meleagris isolate 19003 breed g44 Domestic line chromosome 24, NumMel1.0, whole genome shotgun sequence encodes:
- the MSTO1 gene encoding protein misato homolog 1 isoform X2, with amino-acid sequence MAGEAVTLQLGHYAGCVGAHWWGLQRGPQQDTELSHAALLRAGREGCTPRLIALELKGGVGPLGRGGVRPEPLAAWRGAVANYAEPPPGAGAALRDRGQRPVQPGDASGDADGGSSASVQDAAPAPAPLAPAPGSSTQLWSDYLSVQLHPKSVCVLQQYNHDGDSGRLEAFGQGERLVEDAGCMEELEDRLHFYVEECDYLQGFQVLCDLHDGFSGVGAKVTELLRDEYSRKGILTWGLTPVTQNVGDSQKNFYRVLNAALGIAHLSAHSSLFCPLSLSGSLGIQPQPPTAFPYLSYDASLNYHSSAVLAAALDTLTVPYRLCSSRGSMMHLAEMLSFSGRKVVAAWAAVPFPAVCGRSLPDVLCAQQQDVPWKLLSSCREQKGSRCFAQSVVLRGMCKESPTRSASWIRSAAISFAISCISRAVRNGLSHQLLHSSPPENQDFVFCAAAAQESSLLLRSTPVRRPSRCCSVIYTRCSPGHSARPMFSSSRVLLYLRIPAFFLLF; translated from the exons ATGGCGGGGGAGGCGGTGACGCTGCAGCTCGGACACTACGCGGGCTGCGTGGGCGCCCACTggtgggggctgcag CGCGGCCCCCAGCAGGACACCGAGCTGAGCCATGCCGCGCTACTGCGCGCCGGGCGGGAGGGCTGCACGCCGCGCCTCATCGCGCTGGAGCTCAAAG GCGGTGTGGGCCCGCTGGGGCGCGGCGGGGTCCGCCCGGAGCCGCTGGCGGCCTG GCGCGGGGCCGTGGCCAACTACGCGGAGCCGCCGCCGGGAGCGGGAGCAGCGCTGCGGGATCGCGGGCAGCGGCCGGTGCAGCCG GGAGACGCTTCAGGGGACGCAGACGGCGGCTCCAGCGCTTCCGTTCAAG atgcagccccagccccagccccgctcgCTCCggccccaggcagcagcacacagctctggtCCGATTACCTCAGCGTGCAGCTGCACCCCAAGAGCGTCTGCGTCCTCCAGCAATACAACCACGACGG ggaTTCCGGTCGTCTGGAAGCCTTTGGGCAAGGAGAAAGGCTGGTGGAAGATGCTGGCTGCATGGAGGAGCTGGAAGATCGCCTGCACTTCTACGTTGAAGAGTGCGATTACCTGCAG GGATTTCAGGTCCTCTGCGACCTCCACGACGGGTTTTCTGGAGTTGGTGCCAAGGTGACAGAACTGCTCCGCGACGAGTATTCAAGAAAAGGAATCCTCACCTGGGGCTTGACTCCGGTCACGCAGAACGTGGGG GATTCTCAGAAGAACTTTTACAGAGTGCTGAACGCAGCCCTGGGAATCGCGCACCTCTCCGCTCACAGCTCGCTGTTCTGCCCCCTGTCCCTCAGCGGCAGCCTTGGAATCCAGCCCCAGCCTCCCACGGCCTTTCCCTACCTCAGCTACGAT GCGTCCCTGAACTACCACAGCAGCGCAGTCCTGGCGGCAGCGCTCGACACCCTCACGGTTCCCTACCGCCTCTGTTCCTCTCGGGGCTCGATGATGCACCTTGCTGAAATGCTCAGTTTCTCAGGGAGAAAG GTTGtggctgcctgggctgcagttCCCTTCCCTGCTGTGTGCGGCCGCTCGCTCCCAGATGTTTtgtgtgcacagcagcaggacGTGCCCTGGAAGCTCCTGTCCTCATGTAGGGAGCAAAAGGGCAGCCGCTGTTTCGCTCAGTCTGTTGTGCTAAGAGGAATGTGCAAAGAAAGCCCCACCAG GAGTGCCAGTTGGATTCGGAGTGCAGCGATCTCATTTGCTATCAGCTGCATTAGCAGAGCGGTTAGAAATGGGCTGAGTCACCAACTTCTTCATTCGAGTCCACCTGAAAACCaagactttgttttctgtgccgCAGCCGCCCAGGAGAGCAGCCTCCTTCTCCGCTCCACGCCTGTGAGACGGCCGAGCAGGTGCTGCAGTGTTATTTACACACGGTGTTCCCCGGGGCATTCAG CACGACCCATGTTCTCGAGCAGCCGTGTGTTACTCTACCTCCGTATCCCcgcattttttctcctcttctga
- the MSTO1 gene encoding protein misato homolog 1 isoform X1, producing MAGEAVTLQLGHYAGCVGAHWWGLQRGPQQDTELSHAALLRAGREGCTPRLIALELKGGVGPLGRGGVRPEPLAAWRGAVANYAEPPPGAGAALRDRGQRPVQPGDASGDADGGSSASVQDAAPAPAPLAPAPGSSTQLWSDYLSVQLHPKSVCVLQQYNHDGDSGRLEAFGQGERLVEDAGCMEELEDRLHFYVEECDYLQGFQVLCDLHDGFSGVGAKVTELLRDEYSRKGILTWGLTPVTQNVGDSQKNFYRVLNAALGIAHLSAHSSLFCPLSLSGSLGIQPQPPTAFPYLSYDASLNYHSSAVLAAALDTLTVPYRLCSSRGSMMHLAEMLSFSGRKVVAAWAAVPFPAVCGRSLPDVLCAQQQDVPWKLLSSCREQKGSRCFAQSVVLRGMCKESPTSRPGEQPPSPLHACETAEQVLQCYLHTVFPGAFSTTHVLEQPCVTLPPYPRIFSPLLTRQGFLRDDLSSYSAAAVESIPVLASLQSSPVLRTLLCDLCKDLQKLGTRRCASFFAAGVEEDDFHEALQELRTLAQCYEMGFGAGDSEDETDSD from the exons ATGGCGGGGGAGGCGGTGACGCTGCAGCTCGGACACTACGCGGGCTGCGTGGGCGCCCACTggtgggggctgcag CGCGGCCCCCAGCAGGACACCGAGCTGAGCCATGCCGCGCTACTGCGCGCCGGGCGGGAGGGCTGCACGCCGCGCCTCATCGCGCTGGAGCTCAAAG GCGGTGTGGGCCCGCTGGGGCGCGGCGGGGTCCGCCCGGAGCCGCTGGCGGCCTG GCGCGGGGCCGTGGCCAACTACGCGGAGCCGCCGCCGGGAGCGGGAGCAGCGCTGCGGGATCGCGGGCAGCGGCCGGTGCAGCCG GGAGACGCTTCAGGGGACGCAGACGGCGGCTCCAGCGCTTCCGTTCAAG atgcagccccagccccagccccgctcgCTCCggccccaggcagcagcacacagctctggtCCGATTACCTCAGCGTGCAGCTGCACCCCAAGAGCGTCTGCGTCCTCCAGCAATACAACCACGACGG ggaTTCCGGTCGTCTGGAAGCCTTTGGGCAAGGAGAAAGGCTGGTGGAAGATGCTGGCTGCATGGAGGAGCTGGAAGATCGCCTGCACTTCTACGTTGAAGAGTGCGATTACCTGCAG GGATTTCAGGTCCTCTGCGACCTCCACGACGGGTTTTCTGGAGTTGGTGCCAAGGTGACAGAACTGCTCCGCGACGAGTATTCAAGAAAAGGAATCCTCACCTGGGGCTTGACTCCGGTCACGCAGAACGTGGGG GATTCTCAGAAGAACTTTTACAGAGTGCTGAACGCAGCCCTGGGAATCGCGCACCTCTCCGCTCACAGCTCGCTGTTCTGCCCCCTGTCCCTCAGCGGCAGCCTTGGAATCCAGCCCCAGCCTCCCACGGCCTTTCCCTACCTCAGCTACGAT GCGTCCCTGAACTACCACAGCAGCGCAGTCCTGGCGGCAGCGCTCGACACCCTCACGGTTCCCTACCGCCTCTGTTCCTCTCGGGGCTCGATGATGCACCTTGCTGAAATGCTCAGTTTCTCAGGGAGAAAG GTTGtggctgcctgggctgcagttCCCTTCCCTGCTGTGTGCGGCCGCTCGCTCCCAGATGTTTtgtgtgcacagcagcaggacGTGCCCTGGAAGCTCCTGTCCTCATGTAGGGAGCAAAAGGGCAGCCGCTGTTTCGCTCAGTCTGTTGTGCTAAGAGGAATGTGCAAAGAAAGCCCCACCAG CCGCCCAGGAGAGCAGCCTCCTTCTCCGCTCCACGCCTGTGAGACGGCCGAGCAGGTGCTGCAGTGTTATTTACACACGGTGTTCCCCGGGGCATTCAG CACGACCCATGTTCTCGAGCAGCCGTGTGTTACTCTACCTCCGTATCCCcgcattttttctcctcttctgacCAGACAAGGCTTCCTCCGGGACGATCTTTCCAGTTACTCTGCAGCAG CTGTTGAAAGCATCCCTGTGCTGGCATCGCTGCAGTCCTCACCAGTTCTGCGCACGCTCCTCTGCGACCTCTGCAAGGACCTCCAGAAGTTGGGCACCCGGCGCTGCGCCAGCTTCTTCGCCGCAGGAGTTGAAGAGGACGACTTCCACGAGGCCCTGCAGGAACTGAGAACTCTAGCACAGTGCTACGAGATGGGGTTCGGAGCGGGTGACTCCGAAGATGAAACCGACTCAGACTGA